A portion of the Halobacillus ihumii genome contains these proteins:
- a CDS encoding sigma factor-like helix-turn-helix DNA-binding protein, translating to MQESKFEKEYPLETPSGVYALFEDYFYVKVSAYDKSDFDAIDLLIDFEIAFNQIGTTLRQREAIYYVFVKDLTQREAAEKMGITQQAVHQLVWNVINKVSAQYRSDMYGVQGGFTT from the coding sequence ATGCAAGAATCAAAATTCGAAAAGGAATATCCGCTTGAAACGCCTTCGGGCGTGTATGCGCTATTTGAAGATTATTTTTACGTGAAAGTTTCGGCATACGACAAAAGCGACTTTGACGCAATTGACTTGTTGATAGATTTCGAAATTGCGTTCAATCAAATCGGAACAACGCTTCGTCAACGTGAAGCAATCTATTACGTTTTCGTGAAAGACCTGACGCAAAGGGAAGCGGCTGAAAAAATGGGAATTACGCAACAAGCTGTTCATCAATTGGTTTGGAACGTTATCAATAAAGTATCGGCGCAATACCGTTCGGATATGTACGGCGTTCAAGGAGGTTTTACAACATGA
- a CDS encoding AAA family ATPase, with the protein MGIKNGELEVKIAICGKLRSGKNEVADTLTDYFRFTQFAFSNGIKEVGKLLFPNEFNRREKPRQLLQRLGQKLREVHPNIWVNYTFNEMDEVGAKRIVVTDLRQPNELEALKEDGFHIIRVNATDETRLKRSREAGDDFTLKDMQHETELHVDSFEVDYDIDNNGTLADLDEQTLKIANEIFFREKGLQHYKKGAQNAGGQT; encoded by the coding sequence ATGGGAATCAAAAACGGTGAATTAGAAGTTAAAATTGCGATTTGCGGGAAATTACGAAGCGGAAAAAACGAAGTTGCGGATACATTGACCGACTATTTCCGATTTACACAATTCGCTTTTTCAAACGGAATTAAGGAAGTCGGCAAATTGTTATTCCCAAACGAATTCAATCGCAGGGAAAAACCCCGTCAATTGCTGCAACGTTTGGGGCAAAAGCTTCGTGAAGTTCATCCGAACATTTGGGTCAACTATACATTTAACGAAATGGACGAAGTTGGAGCGAAAAGGATTGTCGTTACTGATTTACGCCAACCGAACGAATTGGAAGCGTTGAAGGAAGACGGTTTTCATATTATTAGGGTCAACGCAACGGACGAAACCCGCCTGAAGCGTTCAAGGGAAGCGGGCGACGATTTCACGTTGAAAGATATGCAGCATGAAACCGAATTGCACGTTGATAGTTTCGAAGTCGATTACGACATTGATAATAACGGCACACTTGCGGATTTGGACGAACAAACGCTTAAAATTGCGAACGAAATATTCTTCCGTGAAAAAGGTTTACAACATTACAAGAAAGGGGCGCAAAATGCAGGGGGTCAAACGTAA